CCCCGGTCGCCGGCCGCGATCCTTCCGCTCCCGGTCCTTTCTCATCGGGGTTCGTGGCGAGGAAGCGGGCACCGCCTTCGATCAGCCGGATCGCTGTGGTGATCGACGCGAAGCTGTAGCTTCGGGTCTCGCCGATGACGACGTAGTCGGGGTCGTGATCGGTGAGCACATACCCGGCGTCGGCCAGCGCTGTGGTCAACCCGGTTTCGCCGACGGTGTAGGCGGATCCGCCGGGGCGTTGCTTGCTCAGGAACTTCGCCGTGGCCATCGCCGATGTCCAGATCGAGCTCTCCGGCACGTCGAGCCCACAGTCGTTTAGCCGGGCCCGCAGGTCGCGGGGCGTGCGGGCCGAGTCGTTGGTGAACACCAGGAAGGGGATCTCGTGCAAGCGGAGTGCGGACAGGAAAGCTTGCGCTCCTGGCACGACGTGCTGTTCGTCGGACATGAGCACACCGTTGAGGTCCATCAGGTAGGTCCAGGGGGCTGTGTCGGTCACGCCTGCATGATCCACCTGAACCTCCGGTGCGGCCACCGCAGATGGTGAACTCCGACCACCCTGCGGCGGCTGTCGGCGCCGTCCTGAAGTCCTTATTGGTGCGGAGGGCCCACACCGGAGTGGGGCGACGATCCGCGCCACGGCGATCAGATCAGTCGTCCCCTGGCCGGGCCCCTCGTCTCACGATCACCCAAGGCGAGGACATGGCTGCCGTAGCGAACTCGAGGTGACAGTCAGCTCGCCCCTCCGACACCGTCGGTGCGGGGCACATCCACATTATTTCGCAGGGTCGTTGATCAAGGCCAGCAAGACTGATGGTGCGTGGAGCGCTGGCGTCTTGCTGGCCTCGTTGTGTTCCCGGCAGGAGTGGTTGGGGATGAAGACCGTGGCTGAGTGGTTAGTACCTGGGGACGCCAGCGGGGCCTGGTCTGAGGGTGAGTTTCGTCCCGTGGTGTGGCGGGTCCTTGTCGGTGGTCGGGTATCTGTGCCGGAGCCGCTGTCGTCGGATCGTGGCGCTAGCAGCTGTTTAGGAAGTGTTCTTGGTGAGGGGGCGTAGCCAGATGTGGAGGGTGGTGACGTGCAGTGTGGTTTCGTACCGCACGGCGAGTGTGTCGGAGCGGCCGGCGACGGCGCGGTGGTGTGTGAGCTGGTTGATGCCGCATTCAACGGCGTGCCGCCGCTGGTGGAGTCTCGGGCTGAACACGGGCGGGCGATTTCCGGCCGTTCCGCGGGCACGGCGGCGGGCGGCCTGGTCTGTCGGGATCGCGATCGTGGCCGGGATCCCGCGCCTGCGCGGGTAACGCCGATTGGCCACGGACGAGCAGGCCTTGTCGGCCAGTACCCGCTGCGGGCGCGTGCGTGCGCGGCCGCTTCCGACCCGGGTGACCTGGATGGCCTCCAACAGCGGGATCATCTGGAGGCTGTCACCAGCTTGACCGGCCGTGAGCAGCAGCGACAACGGTTTCCGGCTCTGTTCGCAGGCCAGGTGGATCGTCGTGGACACCCCGCCCCGACAACGCCCCAACGCGTGATCATCGGGTTCGTCGCCGGGTGGTTCGACTTGGGCATCGGGTCGATGGCGGGCTCCGGCGGCGTGCTGATGAGCCCGGTTGATCGTGGAATCTACCGACACCTGCCAGGTGATCACGCTTGCTGCCTCGATCCATGCCTGCAGCTGCGCCCAGATCCAGGCCCAGAGGCCGCCCGTTGCCACCGGCGGAACAAGTGATAGATCGATTGCCAGTGCCCATGCCGTTCCGGCACGTCCCTCCAGAAAGCGCCGACCCGAGTCGCCAGCGGATCCCGTCCAGCAGCTGACGAGGCGTCCACGTCGGAGGACGTCCCACCTGCGGTCGCGACGGCAACACGCGCGGCGCTGCAACACTCGCCACTACCGGTGCGTCAGGTCCTTACGCGTGCCGACCGATACGCTCCCCATCGAGGTCTCCGCCAATTGATCCTCTTGGTCGTTGACTCCTCTACCGGAGACCTCTCCTCTTACCGACACCACCCCTGTCCCCAAACAGCTCCTAGTACTGCAACGGCACTCAGAGTGGATGTCCGCGTTGTCGGTAGTGGCAGTGTCGAGCTTGGTGGTGTGCGTCGTCGGCGCCAGCGTGACCAGGACCAGATGTGTTCGGCGGGGTGTGGCGTTCGACTGATGAGGTTGTTCAACAGGCGGCGGAGCTCTGCTAAGGTGTATTCGATCCTGCTCTGCAGGTTCCCTTTTGCCGCAAGGATTTTGGCCATAGCTAGCCAGGCGAGGACGAGCATGGACAGTGTGGTGTGGATGCAGCGGGCTTGCCAGGAGCGTTCCTGGTAGTGGCCGAGTCCGGCCTCGTTTTTGGTGGTTTGGAAGGCTTCCTCGACATGTCAGCGGATCCGGGGACGAAGGCGAGGTTGAGTAGCCGGGATCAGCGGAGCCGACAGGTCACGTAGTAGGCGATCTCGCTGGGGTTGTTGATCGAGCGCCGCGCCAGCAGCCAACGCCCCGCACGGGCGGCCAGTCGGTGTTGAGCGGTATGCGGGCCCAGGCATACAGGCGTGGCCCGTGAGCACCGATCTCGACCAACAACCGCTGCCAGGAGTGCTCGGCCAGCCCGCAGCCGCATCCCGGGTTTGGCAGCCAGTCCCGCAAGTACAGCTCTCGTCCTTAGGCCTCATCGTCGGTGATCCAGGAAAATGGAACTCCGGCATCGAAGGCACGTTTGAGCGTGGCCTGAGTCGGCTGCGATTTACCAGCCTCCTCGCGACTGTGGGCCGGGGGGAGCTGTAGGCGCTCCCGCTCCGATTGCGCTGCA
The sequence above is a segment of the Actinopolyspora saharensis genome. Coding sequences within it:
- a CDS encoding HAD-IIA family hydrolase; its protein translation is MTDTAPWTYLMDLNGVLMSDEQHVVPGAQAFLSALRLHEIPFLVFTNDSARTPRDLRARLNDCGLDVPESSIWTSAMATAKFLSKQRPGGSAYTVGETGLTTALADAGYVLTDHDPDYVVIGETRSYSFASITTAIRLIEGGARFLATNPDEKGPGAEGSRPATGAVTALIERATGRPPYYVGKPNPLMLRSALRALGAHAAHTIVLGDRMDTDVRSGMEAGMHTVLVLSGLSDENTAAQHPYQPDRVINSVTELTEHVDAPFRP